The Persephonella atlantica genome includes a window with the following:
- a CDS encoding DUF2628 domain-containing protein: MDKWEMYRIFVGKNADYYIEKFKKFEESGGALSWNWAAFFFGILWVFYRKMYLYGALIFLGIILLGVFVAVSSNQILSIGIQLWLWIGFGAFGNYLYYTFVKKNVSDIQSQAKNEKELIESLAKKGGTSFLAPILFIILMILFQIIMIGTIK; encoded by the coding sequence ATGGATAAATGGGAAATGTACAGAATATTTGTAGGAAAAAATGCAGACTACTATATAGAAAAATTTAAAAAATTTGAAGAGAGCGGAGGAGCCCTCAGCTGGAACTGGGCAGCTTTTTTCTTTGGTATTCTGTGGGTTTTTTACAGGAAGATGTATCTATATGGGGCATTGATATTTTTGGGAATTATTCTGTTAGGTGTATTTGTGGCAGTAAGCTCAAATCAGATTTTATCTATTGGTATTCAGCTGTGGCTGTGGATTGGGTTTGGAGCTTTTGGGAACTATCTTTATTACACTTTTGTGAAAAAAAATGTATCTGATATACAGTCTCAAGCAAAAAATGAAAAGGAGCTGATAGAAAGTCTTGCCAAAAAAGGCGGAACAAGCTTTTTAGCTCCTATCCTGTTTATCATACTGATGATACTCTTTCAGATTATCATGATAGGAACAATAAAATAA
- a CDS encoding Yip1 family protein, translating to MVKYFLDLYLKPKTTWEKLSEEKFTIPQIYAKLVVIFAFIPAVSHFIGFVVFRDYYVSAIKQFLEMAEKDQEQSARTIAYMKALMKELQDNDIVQEFMIMAVTYGFELLKPLVIAIIILFLSPAFGGIKDPNKSFTVAAFALVPSWMAGAFYIMNSPISMFMIFLGMFYTFYLIFIGAEKVLKIPSEGSKNFQFIIVVIILYLVISGVIGQIETLITYRILNV from the coding sequence ATGGTTAAATATTTTTTAGACCTTTATCTAAAACCTAAAACCACTTGGGAAAAGCTGTCTGAAGAAAAGTTTACCATACCACAGATTTATGCAAAACTTGTTGTGATATTTGCTTTCATACCAGCAGTGAGTCACTTTATAGGGTTTGTTGTATTCAGAGATTACTATGTGTCTGCAATAAAACAGTTTTTAGAAATGGCAGAGAAAGACCAGGAGCAGTCAGCAAGAACAATAGCTTATATGAAAGCTCTGATGAAAGAACTGCAGGATAATGACATTGTCCAGGAATTTATGATAATGGCTGTAACTTATGGATTTGAGCTGTTAAAACCTTTGGTTATAGCTATAATCATCCTTTTCCTGTCTCCAGCATTTGGAGGCATAAAAGACCCAAATAAATCATTTACTGTGGCTGCCTTTGCTCTCGTTCCATCGTGGATGGCAGGGGCATTTTACATAATGAACTCACCTATATCTATGTTTATGATTTTTTTAGGGATGTTTTACACTTTTTATCTGATATTTATTGGAGCAGAAAAAGTCCTGAAGATTCCTTCAGAAGGTTCAAAAAACTTTCAGTTTATAATTGTGGTTATAATATTATATCTTGTAATAAGTGGTGTTATCGGGCAGATAGAAACCCTGATAACATACAGAATTTTGAATGTTTAG
- a CDS encoding c-type cytochrome, whose protein sequence is MKKLIAGAVALSIIGAGCQKTTSETSEIEIKKGYLIYKNNCSMCHWETVTPEQIRNIRKMVKEGKKPPFAAPPMSEVSARVKKFYPTEEKFVAFVKDYITNPSREKGVCLPMAYKIFGVMPPIGRNMSEDSKEAVAKWLYYRFNMSWEEFMKKHPH, encoded by the coding sequence ATGAAGAAATTAATAGCAGGTGCTGTTGCACTTTCAATAATAGGTGCAGGATGCCAGAAAACAACTTCGGAAACTTCTGAGATAGAGATAAAAAAGGGGTATCTGATTTATAAAAACAACTGCTCTATGTGCCACTGGGAAACAGTTACACCAGAGCAGATAAGAAATATCAGAAAGATGGTTAAAGAAGGTAAAAAACCTCCTTTTGCTGCACCTCCAATGTCTGAAGTGTCAGCAAGGGTTAAGAAGTTTTATCCTACAGAAGAAAAATTTGTTGCATTTGTTAAAGATTACATAACAAATCCTTCCAGGGAAAAAGGTGTATGTCTTCCTATGGCTTACAAGATTTTTGGCGTGATGCCTCCTATAGGAAGAAACATGTCAGAAGACTCAAAAGAAGCGGTTGCAAAGTGGCTTTATTACAGGTTTAATATGAGCTGGGAAGAGTTCATGAAAAAGCATCCCCATTAG
- the metF gene encoding methylenetetrahydrofolate reductase [NAD(P)H] has product MKIGQLLKESKRSISFEFFPPKTPEGEESLFKTIKELEYIKPTFVSVTYGAGGSTRERTIRIVKKIHTQTSLTVMAHQTCIGHTRKEIVDILSEYKSTGVQNILALRGDIPQGQEESFVFPKDGCRYASELVELIIENFGDWFSIGVASYPEGHPESPDLDTDIFYFKKKVEAGAEFSITQMFFDNRYFYSFIEKVHKAGIDIPIIPGIMPVTNFKQIKKFADMCGATIPPELIKKIQPVADRPEEVEKIGIEYAVQQCEDLLKNGVKGLHFYTLNKSKATIKIYEAVKHLI; this is encoded by the coding sequence ATGAAGATAGGACAGCTTTTAAAGGAATCAAAAAGAAGTATATCGTTTGAGTTTTTCCCTCCGAAGACCCCAGAAGGGGAAGAATCCCTGTTTAAAACAATAAAAGAGCTTGAATACATAAAGCCTACATTTGTTTCTGTCACGTATGGCGCTGGAGGAAGCACAAGGGAGAGGACAATCAGAATAGTTAAAAAAATACACACACAGACTTCCCTGACAGTAATGGCACATCAAACCTGTATAGGACATACGAGAAAAGAGATTGTTGATATACTTTCAGAGTATAAAAGCACAGGTGTTCAGAACATACTTGCCCTGAGGGGAGATATCCCACAGGGACAGGAAGAGAGCTTTGTTTTCCCTAAAGATGGCTGTAGATACGCCAGTGAGTTAGTTGAGCTCATAATAGAAAATTTTGGAGACTGGTTCAGTATTGGTGTTGCATCCTATCCAGAAGGACATCCAGAAAGTCCCGACCTTGATACAGATATATTTTATTTCAAGAAAAAGGTTGAAGCAGGGGCAGAATTTTCAATAACACAGATGTTTTTTGACAACAGATATTTTTACAGCTTTATAGAAAAGGTTCATAAAGCAGGCATTGATATTCCTATAATTCCCGGTATTATGCCTGTCACAAACTTCAAGCAGATAAAGAAGTTTGCCGATATGTGCGGTGCAACCATTCCTCCAGAGCTAATAAAGAAAATCCAGCCTGTTGCAGACAGACCGGAAGAGGTGGAAAAAATCGGAATAGAGTATGCAGTCCAGCAGTGTGAAGATCTGCTGAAAAACGGAGTAAAAGGCCTTCACTTTTACACGCTGAACAAGTCAAAGGCAACAATAAAAATATACGAGGCTGTAAAACATCTCATCTAA
- a CDS encoding (2Fe-2S) ferredoxin domain-containing protein — MSAEFKHVFVCLQRKPPGMPSCGDKGSDQIFQKFQEEMMMKNLFDKMAVTPTGCLGPCMMGPTVVVYPDAVWYGNVKPEDVPEIIEKHILGGEPVERLVTSKGRPPAMF, encoded by the coding sequence ATGTCGGCAGAATTTAAACATGTATTTGTATGTCTCCAGAGAAAACCCCCCGGAATGCCTTCCTGTGGAGATAAAGGTTCAGACCAGATTTTCCAGAAGTTTCAGGAAGAGATGATGATGAAGAACCTGTTTGATAAAATGGCTGTAACGCCAACAGGATGTCTTGGGCCATGCATGATGGGTCCAACAGTTGTTGTGTATCCTGATGCTGTGTGGTATGGAAACGTAAAACCTGAAGATGTTCCAGAGATTATAGAAAAACACATTCTTGGCGGTGAACCTGTGGAAAGACTGGTAACTTCAAAGGGAAGACCGCCTGCAATGTTTTAA
- a CDS encoding SPOR domain-containing protein: protein MYNIKMRLILVFLLTVSFSFGFSEKERDILLRLIQGLYQDKVYNVAEKKCKKYLQKAPLDDPYREKVIKILFYALYNSKDREGFVNAVYLIEDEKLKEDTAKEIFSLGMKLLKDEPEKQAEVVKFYLPYLKGYQREEMYKFLASLYIKGKKWNEILKLPDKRYLNFYKVIALYKLGRYKDLISFTEQMSKFEPEDKDNVLYYRGLAYFSLGDKEKAARIIEAVTFKTPEMVKFLASYYFKKKDYIKAEKYLKILTLEKGYKDYAYYFLGVIEDLDKDYKKALKYYKKAAAYKTDFGKLAKKRINQLKKAGVVPSEKYYSVRIILYSSKNKAEALIKKKNLSDCFVKKYKKFYGVYCGRFESKKGAEKRKKELKNTGFKDAVIDEVSY from the coding sequence AAAGAGATATCTTACTGAGGCTTATTCAGGGTCTATATCAGGATAAAGTTTACAATGTAGCAGAGAAAAAGTGTAAAAAGTATCTGCAGAAAGCCCCTTTGGATGACCCTTACAGGGAAAAGGTGATAAAAATTCTGTTTTATGCTCTGTATAACAGTAAAGACAGGGAAGGTTTTGTGAATGCTGTTTATCTTATTGAAGACGAAAAACTAAAGGAAGATACAGCAAAGGAGATTTTCTCTTTAGGGATGAAACTTCTTAAAGATGAGCCAGAAAAACAGGCTGAAGTTGTTAAGTTTTATCTACCTTATCTGAAAGGTTATCAAAGAGAAGAGATGTATAAGTTTTTAGCTTCTCTATATATTAAGGGAAAAAAATGGAATGAGATTCTTAAACTCCCAGACAAAAGGTACCTTAATTTTTATAAAGTGATTGCACTGTATAAACTTGGAAGATATAAAGATCTTATCAGTTTTACTGAACAGATGTCTAAGTTTGAACCTGAAGACAAGGATAATGTCCTTTATTACAGAGGTCTTGCTTACTTCAGTCTTGGAGATAAAGAGAAAGCAGCCCGGATAATTGAAGCTGTAACATTTAAAACTCCAGAGATGGTTAAGTTTCTTGCCTCTTACTACTTTAAGAAAAAAGATTACATAAAAGCTGAGAAGTATTTGAAAATCCTTACATTAGAAAAGGGTTATAAAGACTATGCCTACTACTTCCTTGGTGTTATTGAAGATTTAGACAAAGATTACAAAAAAGCCTTAAAATACTACAAAAAAGCTGCCGCTTACAAAACTGATTTTGGAAAACTTGCCAAAAAAAGGATAAACCAGTTGAAAAAAGCTGGTGTTGTTCCTTCTGAAAAATATTATTCTGTAAGAATTATCCTGTATAGCAGTAAAAATAAAGCAGAAGCTCTGATTAAAAAGAAAAACCTGTCAGACTGCTTCGTAAAAAAGTATAAAAAATTTTATGGTGTTTACTGCGGCAGGTTTGAAAGTAAAAAAGGTGCTGAAAAAAGAAAAAAAGAGCTGAAAAATACTGGTTTTAAAGATGCTGTTATAGATGAAGTATCATACTGA